The region CCTTATCCTTTCGGAATAAACAGCGGGAATAGTTCCGTTTCCCGGCAATCCCAGTCCCAGCACTTCTGTCATGCAGTTCATTGTGTTCGCGGTAAACATACCGGAGCATGAACCGCAAGTCGGGCAGCTTACGTTTTCAATGGCTTCAAGTTCTTTTTCTGTTATCTTGCCGTTGGCGCATTCGCCAACAGCTTCAAAACCGCCGGATATAAGGTCGTAATTTTTGCCTTTATATTTGCCCGCAAGCATCGCGCCGCCGCTTACAAACACGCATGGAATATTTAAACGCGCGGCAGCCATAAGCATTCCCGGAACAACTTTATCGCAGTTCGGTATAAAAACAATCCCGTCAAAAGGATAAGCCGTACACATTATCTCTATACTGTCAGCAATATATTCGCGCGATACAAGCGAATACTTCATTCCCTGATGCCCCATGGCAATGCCGTCGCACACGCCTATTACCGGAAATTCCATAGGCGTTCCGCCCGCCATTCTTACTCCGGCTTTTACAGCGTCAGCAATTGTTCTCAGGTGAATATGCCCCGGTATAACTTCATTAAATGAATTTACAACGCCTATTATAGGCCTTTTTAATTCTTCGTCCGTGTATCCGATAGCTTTAAACAGTGACCTGTGCGGAGCACGCTCCGGACCTTTTGTCATCTTATCGCTTCTCATAATAATCCTCCTGTTTTACGTGATAATAACCATTTAAGTGTAAAGATAAAACTTAAAAATTATATCAAAAAATGACTGTTGCTTCAACCATAAAACCCTTATTATTTTAGGGTTTTTACCGCTTCTACCTGAAGTCTCATCATTACCATTTTAACCACGGCTTTGTTAATTTGTCCTGTTTCTTCCATGAATCTCAAAGCTGACTCTTTTATGAATTTATTTCTCTTTGCGGCCGGTATCCGTTGCGTATATGGAAGCCAGGTAGTTTTCAGCCACATAAAAAGCCCCTCATATCCTTTGTGCAAAGCAGTCTTCGGGATAATACTTACCTTTGCCGGTTTAAAACCATTTCTTTTAAGCAATGCTTTATATTCACCCGGCGACGGGAAAAAATATGGGAATTTGAAACCTTTAAAATATTCTTTCCATTCTCCGCTCTTTGTAAGTTCAGTCATTTTTCGGTTCATAATGCCGGCATTGCCCCTGCCGCCCATCTGAAAAAATATCCGCCCTCCCGGTTTCAGCGCTTTATTCACGCCCTTAAGCACTTTATCATGGCCATGTATCCAGTGAAGGCAGGCGTTAGAGAATGCCACGTCAAAAAGCCCTTTAAAATCAATACTTTTAGCATCTTTTTTAATAAACCGCGGGGTTGAATTATTTGCCGCAGGAAATAACTGCCCGGCAAGCCTTATCATAGAGGCGGAACTGTCAATACCAATAACCTGACCCTTACCCGCCGCCTTTTTTATTACAGCGGTAATCTTGCCGTCACCGCAGCCGACATCAAGAACATTTTCGCCGTCTTTAATACGGGCTTTTTTTATAAGTTCAATTCCCCACCTGTACTGATTCTGTGAATTTTTCCTGTACTCTGAAGCATTCCACGTTGCCATATCTTTGCACCTCCTTTTTCAGGATTTACGTATTTAAAAATACGTAATTTAAAAAAGACCTGTTACGGCGCAAAAATCGTTTTTGATTGGGTTTGTTAAAGTTGGTGCCGGATTTTTGCGCCCAGTTGTCCGTTAAAGGACGACTGTAAGTCGCACTAATCCGACTAGAAGGACTGTGACTGTTAGTAAAAGGGTTGTAGAGGACAGAATGGTTGCGGCGTTAATTTTTGCTATTGCCGCGTGTGCCATTTGTTTCCTCCGTTAAATTTTAATCGATGTAATATTTATAACATTCCGGCATTTATTTGTCAAACAAATATTTCATCTAATAGTTTTCAATCTAATACCCATTTATGATTTG is a window of Candidatus Goldiibacteriota bacterium DNA encoding:
- a CDS encoding methyltransferase domain-containing protein; protein product: MATWNASEYRKNSQNQYRWGIELIKKARIKDGENVLDVGCGDGKITAVIKKAAGKGQVIGIDSSASMIRLAGQLFPAANNSTPRFIKKDAKSIDFKGLFDVAFSNACLHWIHGHDKVLKGVNKALKPGGRIFFQMGGRGNAGIMNRKMTELTKSGEWKEYFKGFKFPYFFPSPGEYKALLKRNGFKPAKVSIIPKTALHKGYEGLFMWLKTTWLPYTQRIPAAKRNKFIKESALRFMEETGQINKAVVKMVMMRLQVEAVKTLK